In the genome of Oncorhynchus nerka isolate Pitt River linkage group LG4, Oner_Uvic_2.0, whole genome shotgun sequence, the window TAAATCCTATAAATTACATTTAAAATCGGCAATTTGAGTGCAATCAATATATTAATTTCTCAAAAAGGAATACCAATCTTACCTGTTTCTTACTACAGaaacgatttcagaacaatcGGAGATGGTGgttgtcatggcttgctgaaatgacacGAAATGACTCTTACGTCAATACTTACCTACATCTTTGAGTGCATTGTACAGTTTTAGCTTTCAATTTATGGTCAGAAAATGCACACATTCTGTTTAGTTCTTACAGTCTCCAAATACAGTATTCATTTGGGAACCACCGCTTAGTGCCTGAAATTATGATGGCTTAATTTACATAATAATTAGCCGTGGGGACTTTTACGATAGAGAAAATAATGCTGGAGCTGTGAGCATTTCTTCGGAGAGGTCTAATAGTCCCAAAACTAACATCTGCGCCAGGGGATTTTTTAATTTAGGTGACTAAGGCCTGCTTCTGAGTCCGGTGGGCAATGCCCACAATGCTAATAATATGACTGTCTAGTTGGAATTGCTCTGATGAAATGACTAGAATACAAATAGATTATATTGTGTGAATTAGCGTTATCTATTGTTTTGTTCACAAGcatcattctctcgctctctctttattCGTCTATGTGTCATTCAGTTGTTGGTTCTTTGGCTTTGGAGTCATAATTCGACTGTTATTTAAAAGCCATCTGGTTTGAAGATGCTTTGTCTACGAATTATCACTCcttctgttaaaaaaaaaaaaaacggtgcCCTATTAGACTCCAGTCTCACTGTTGCTGGTCTGACAGCCTTCACAAGCCTCACAAATTCTAATGCTCATAGCCATTATTACAACCATATTATATTCCTCTTGTTTCCATGAATTAACTGCACATATCAACAGGCAAATACCTGTAGTCCATAAAATGTGTTGGCGAAGCACGTAGTAATGCAATGTAAAACCTTTGAGGATAATGGCACGTTTTAAAGGCAATGAAAGCAAATATGTTGGTTCTATCAAAATTGGGGTTTCCTTTTACGATAAGAGAGACTTACAGTGTAGTAACCGTAGGAGGAAAGCACATCCTGCACCGGAGACGAGTTCTGTCTGATCTCATCTGCAGTAGGCATTCCACAAGGTTACATGTGATGTCAGCACTGGCATGAGAGACCTGTGTCAATTGCCCTTTCAAGCATGCAAATCCACTCTGAGATCTCTAGCACAGGCCGAGTGGCAATTCCCAGGTGTCCTCATATGTGATTAGTTCCATTTGTTCTGTTAGTGTGGAGGATTTTTTTGCTCAACCCACcaatgttttattaatttgtgaaatagtccaacccctacccccactctctcgtttcctccctccctccatcgttttccttcctcttcctctctctggtcTGTGCTTCCAGAAGAGGATTGAAATTGAACTGGTAAAAAGCTACCCAATTTGAGATAAATCTCCAGCTGGTGTGTAATCCAGCTGCTCTCCACTTTTAGATTAGCAAAGTGTGCTTTACTCATAGGGGGAAATGCAGAGTTTTTGATGTAAATTGACTGAGTGTCATAAGTGCATTATATCCATTTCACTTAATAAATATTGGTTTCTGTGGGGCTGTATAATCCCTTTGGCGTTTGCCCTGATGTCTTTGAATTCCGTTTTTCATTCAAATACATGAAGAAAAGAGAATGTCACCGTTCTTATGCAGTTAGATGTCTGAACAGAGATGAAATGTTACGGCACAGCCAGCGAAAACGAAACCAGGATCTTCTACACTGTTAATAAGACTTGCAAAACTGATTTAttttaaggtttgcaaatatggCCACGGCCATTTTATAGAAGGTGGTGTGTTGCTGCCTCATTCCATAAAATCATAAAATCTAAAGAACACTACATTTGAATAtgtaaaatcaaaattaaaattAATTCCACAATTCTACTTGTATTATTTTCTTTTCCATTATTTTTAGGTTCTAGCTTTTATAGCAACTGTGAGTAATTTTAAGGGACTGTTTAAATGTGCTACAGTATGCTAAATGATAGCACCTTATTTATTTTGGATGATTTacagcagattttttttttctgtGAACCCCAACAAACTCTCATTACCCACTCGTGTCTTTCTCATTTGCAGTTGGTGAACTCTACATTCTGATCCTCTGGCTTCAATTAGCGCCTCCGATAGAGGGTCGAGTGGAGGGCTGCCCAGCGCCATGCATATGCCACAGCGAGCCACGGCCCACCCTGGCCTGCCAGCAGCAGGGCCTCTACTCCATTCCCACAGAGATCCCTGTCCACAGCCAACGAATTTTCCTCCAGAACAACAAGCTAACTGTGGTGCGCTCCACCAGCTTCAGCCCCTGCAGGAACCTCACCGTCCTCTGGCTCTACTCCAACAACATCAGCCACATTGAGGCCGGGGCCTTTTACGGcctggagaggctggaggagctGGACATAGGGGACAATGATTTAAGGATCATCAGCCCCACAGCTTTCAGAGGCCTCTCCAGACTGCACACCCTGCATCTGCACAGGTGTGGCTTGTCTGAGCTGCCTGTGGGTGTGTTTAGGGGACTCTTTTCCCTGCAGCACCTCTATCTCCAGGACAACAGTTTACTAACTCTGCATGACGATACGTTTCTGGACCTGGCTAACCTGACCTACCTGTTCCTCCACAACAACAAGATAAAGACTGTGACGGATCACATGCTGCGCGGCTTGGTAAGCCTGGATCGCTTGCTTCTCCATCAGAATCTAGTGACCTTTGTCCAGCGCAAGGCATTTCATGACCTGCGCAAGCTGACCACTTTGTTTCTGTTCTTCAATAATTTAACAGTGTTGACAGGGGAGACCATGGACCCATTGGTGTCCCTCCAGTACCTGCGTCTGAATGGGAACCAGTGGATCTGTGACTGCCGGGCCAGGACCCTGTGGGACTGGTTCAAGGGCTTCAAAGGGTCTAGCTCAGAGCTTGAGTGCCATGTTCCAGCTAGACTGGCTGGGAAAGACCTGAAACGGTTAAAGAGCCCTGACCTGGAGGGTTGTTATGAGAGCTCTCAACATACTTGGGTTAGTGTGTTCAGTTCTAAGGCTCGCTCTGGAAAACTCACCACGGAGAGTCCACTTAGGGCTGGTATTCCTAGGTGCTGCCTCTCAGACAACGACAAGTCGTCCATCATCTCCAGTAAGGGTCTTCCAGATCAGTCTTCCTACAACAGCAGACAAATCACCAACGATCCTCTGAAGGAGAAGGAAAACATCTCCAAAACGAAGCTGTTGGAAGCTGACCCCAACGAACCCCAGAACAAAGAGAGCCTGAACGATGGGCCAGGAGGAACATTATCTAACAATCTGGACCATTCATCAGAGGATCTAGATCCCTCCAATGACCCTGAAAAAAAGAACATGTGTACTAAGGAGAACATGTCAGACTCTCTGTGTCTCAAGTCCCACGGATCTACAATCGGAGCATGGAGGCTTATCATTCTTCTTTTGTTTTGGCTATCCTTAGACTTCAGTTAGGATTTACAATCACAGAGGGATAATATGGGCCAGTGTAAGGCCAGTACAGGAGGCCCTGCTAAGTACCAGGGGTGGGAAGGGGGAAATCTTTCATAGATCTAAAGATATGAATCTGAAAAGAGAAATGGAAGCGCTAAAAAAACACACATCAACAAATGGATGCCTTTCTACAGTATGTCAATTCCAAATGTATATATTTCATGGATTTGTGCCCAGTTGATACTGTATGTTTTGCTCAGCTATGAAAATGACTCATTCTGGGAGGTCCTATCGTCTCTAAGCTTACTCTGCCAATGGTGGTGACTGGTTATTACAAAGACAATGAAACAGTGCTACTGTTTCAAATCCAGAACCTTTCGAGGTTTCCTTCATAACAACCCCAAAGATGTGACAGATCTTACTCCGTGTATTTTTGTTAATGATGATTTTTATGTTCATAAGTGTAAACGTACAAATGCTTTGCTGTCTCGATTCAATCCGTTTCGCCGAAGTTCAGCCTTAGCCAGATTGAgctgacatatgcagcgtttaccgtgaatgcagtctcctcgAACGTAGGAACATTGCCTTTACGTTTCAAACAGGTTGTCATGCTGACATTCAGCACTACAGATTGAACCGAGACCATGATATTTCTGCGTTTTGTTTTCTTGTCACGCTGTGGTTACAGTTAGCATTCTCAAAAGAGTGCTGTCTATTCATTCACTCTTCATTCATATGCATTTTATTTTACTTGTGTAAAAGTATAAATATATTACAAATAAAGTATTCTCTTTCTTACATTTGTTATGTTATCTATTCAAGCAAATGAATAATGTATAGTTAATCACCAGCTTGCTTTGTATGAGTAGGAAAAATAGCCTCTGTTCCTGGTTATCAACTCCACAGAAGGGAAAGCGTTGTCAATAGTGATTGTCTTGTCTCTGGCAGCTTAGTAACGTAATAACATTTTCTATTTGGATAAATACAATGTTTAACCTCCTGAGAAACCACTATTTTTTTCTTGATTACGCTGGAATGTATCATGAAGATGTAATTATTGCGAAACCCGAGAGTGGAGACCTGCTGAAAACAACATTGAAACAGACATAAATCAATGTGGGGTTGCCGATGCACCGCCACGCTGTGAATTCAAGGCCAATCTCAGGGATATTGGAAATATATTAAGTGTAATAATGCTTTCCTGCCACTGAATATCTAATAGGTCATAGAAGGGTGTGGCTGACTCCTTTCATTTAAATGAAAAGACTTTCAAATTCATATTGTTCGTCCAATTGTTGCAGGATTTCTAACTAATTTAATTGAATCCCACCACTCCCAGTAGTACTAgccaatatacagtgcattcggaaagtattcagaccctttttacgttacagccttattctaaatgtaACGATGTTCGTctgaagaaggtgtggaccaaagcgcagcgtggtaagtgttcatgtgatttttatttaaactgaacacaaaacaaaataacaaagagaatgaacgaaaacgaaacagtcctgtaaggtgcagaaacacaaaaaaagaaaacaactacccacaaatcatagtgggaaaacaggctgcctaagtatggttcccaatcagagacaacgataaacaactgcctctgattgggaaccataccaggccaaacacagaaatacaaaaacatagaacaacacatagaatgcccacaccaactcacgccctgaccaaactaaaatagggacataaaaaggaactaaggtcaggacgtgacagtaaaattgtttttttacacacaatacaccacaatgaCACACCGAAAACaggttttcttctttttttttgctaatttataaaaaatatataaaattaaaaacataaataccttatttacataagtatgacACTCAGAATTGAGCTCAGGTAAATCCTGTCaccaattaaattgattggacatgatttggaaaggcacacacctgtctatataaggtcccacagttgacagtgcatgtcagagcaaaaaccaagccatgaggtagaaggaattgtccatagagctctgagacaggattgtgtcaaggcacagatctggggaagggtaccaaaacatttctgcagcattgaaggtccccaagtccaccgtggcctccatcattcttaaatggaagaagtttggaaccgccaagactcttcctagagctggcagccagGCAAAACTGATCAATcggagggagaagggccttggtcagggaggtgactaagaacctgatggtcactctgacaaagccccagagttcctctgcggagatgggagaaccttccagaaggacaaccatctctgcaagtACTCCACCGATCTGGCctatatggtagagtggccagacagaagccactcctcagaaaaGGGCACATGaaagccagcttggagtttgccaaaatacaTCTAAAagaatctcagaccatgagaaacaagattgccaagcgtcacgtctggagggaacctgacaccatctctacagtggaagcatcatgctgtggggaagtttttcagtggcagggactgggagactagtcaggatcgagagaaagatgaacggagcaaagtacagagatccttgatgaaacctgctccagaatgctcaggacttcagaatggcgcgaaggttcaccttctaacaggacaatgcAGGATGGGCTTCAAGACAAGTCTCTGGCCCAGCCCAAGCCCGcatttgaacccgatcgaacatctctggagagacctgaaaatagctgtgaagcgatgctccacatccaacctgacagcctGAGatgagagaatgggagaaactctccaaatacaggtgtgccaagcttttagcgacatatccaaaggtgcttcaacaaagtactgagtaaaggatctgaatacttacagtccagtcaagagtttggacacacctactcattcaagggtttttctttatttttgctattttctatgTTATAGAATAACACTGAATACATACaacatatgaaataacacatatggaatcatgtagtaaccaaaaaagtgtttaacaaatcaaaatatatttgaaatttgaaatttttcaaagtagccaccctttgccttaatgacagctttgcacactcttggcattctctcaaccagcttcatgagtaagaagatagccctatttggcaaaagaccaaatccatatcatggcaagaacatctcaaataagctTTAAGtcgtgaaggtcagtcaatccggaaaacttcaagaagtttattcaagtgcagtcacaaaaaacatcaagcgctatgataaaactggctctcatgaggagcaccacaggaaaggaagactgagagttacctctgctgcagaggataagttcatcagagttaacttcacctcagattgcaggccaaataaatgcttcacggagttcaagtaacagacatatctcaacatcaactgttcagcggAGACTGCGTGAATTATTCCTTCattgttgaattgctgcaaagaaaccactactaaagaacacaaataagaagaagagactttcttgggccaaggaacacgagaccagtggaaatctgtcctttggtctgatgactcgaaatttgtgagatgcagagtaggtgaacgggtgATCTGTGcatttgtggttcccaccataaagcatggaggaggaggtgtgacggtgtgggggttctttgctggtgaaactgtctgtgattgatttagaattcaaggcacacttaaccagcatggctaccacagcattctgcagcgatatgccatcctatctggttgtctactttgaagaatctcaaatataaaatgtattttgatatgtttaacacttttttggtaatgattccatatgtgttatttcatagttttgacgtcttcactattattctacaatatagaaaatggtgtcaaaactttggactggtactgtatgtaaattaaatatttcctcattttaattattttgtttttgcaaaaaaatctaaaaacctgtttttgcttcgtcattgtggggtattttgTGAAGATTGttgagggggaaaaactattaaatacattttagaataaggctgaaacgtaacaaaatgtggaaaaagtcaaggggtctgaatactttgcaaaTGTACTGTAAAAGCAATAACACAATACTTTGTAAAGAAAATATGAATGATATAATAGCAATAGATGTGTATAACAGAATCACTTCAATAGTGAAAATTCTCATTTACATTCTGCTGTTTTACTGAAGGAATCTGTTGCAGTCCTCTTTTGACAGTTTCTAGGCAGCATTGAACCTATGGGACTTTGCATTATATGCTTAAGGCATCTGTCAGCCCATTTCAACAAAAGGCAGTAATGTAATGGGAAATGTGCCTCCTGCACAGAGTTCCTTTCCAAATAGTATCATCCAAACTATCATTGACTTAACTTTCAGGGGAATATGGTCTTTTAGATTCCTCCACACATGTATTGGCATAATG includes:
- the LOC115128926 gene encoding reticulon-4 receptor-like codes for the protein MGFHGRASALKPKITMRNAKLRLEWFGELYILILWLQLAPPIEGRVEGCPAPCICHSEPRPTLACQQQGLYSIPTEIPVHSQRIFLQNNKLTVVRSTSFSPCRNLTVLWLYSNNISHIEAGAFYGLERLEELDIGDNDLRIISPTAFRGLSRLHTLHLHRCGLSELPVGVFRGLFSLQHLYLQDNSLLTLHDDTFLDLANLTYLFLHNNKIKTVTDHMLRGLVSLDRLLLHQNLVTFVQRKAFHDLRKLTTLFLFFNNLTVLTGETMDPLVSLQYLRLNGNQWICDCRARTLWDWFKGFKGSSSELECHVPARLAGKDLKRLKSPDLEGCYESSQHTWVSVFSSKARSGKLTTESPLRAGIPRCCLSDNDKSSIISSKGLPDQSSYNSRQITNDPLKEKENISKTKLLEADPNEPQNKESLNDGPGGTLSNNLDHSSEDLDPSNDPEKKNMCTKENMSDSLCLKSHGSTIGAWRLIILLLFWLSLDFS